ATACGTTTCGCACAACACCTCCACAACCGCGCTACCCAGCCCCCCAATTATAGAATGTTCTTCTGCCGTCACAACTGCGCCTGTTTTTTTTGAGCTCTTAATTATCAATGCTTTGTCGATCGGCTTTATTGTGTGCAGGTTAATTACTTCAGCGGATATCTTTTTATCTTTTAATATTTTTGCGGCTTCGAGCGCGGCATCAACCATGATCCCGCATGAAAATATTGTCACATCTTTGCCTTCTTGCAGAACTATCCCCTTGCCAAGTTTAAAATTGATCTTTTCGTTCTCATATATCACAGGTGTAGCCAACCGGGAAAGCCTTACATAGGCAGGCCCGTGCAGTTCAGCAACTGCCCTGATCGCGGCGGCAGTTTCTATTGCATCGCATGGAGCTACAACTGTCATATTGGGAAGAGGCCTCATTATAGCTATATCTTCGTTTGCTTGGTGAGAAGCTCCATCTTCGCCTGTTGTTATCCCGCCGTGGGTTACGACAACTTTAACGTTAAGCCTTGTATAAGCACACATCATCCTTATCTGGTCCCAAGCCCTGCCCGATCCAAATACCGCGAATGTTGAAGCAAAAGCGATCTTTCCGGCTGCCGCCAATCCAGCGGCTGTTGAGATCATGTCTTGTTCAGCGACTCCCATATCAAAAAATCTTTCAGGAAAAAGTTTCGCAAAGTTCACAGTTTTCGTCGAGGCCGAAAGATCCGCATCCAATACCACAATATTTTGGTTTTCCGCTCCAAGAGCGGCCAATGTCTTGCCGTATGCATCCCGTGTCGCGATCAATTGTTTAGCCATTATTTTTAAAACACTCGCAAAGTTCGCTTAAAGCTTGCGCTTCCTCTTCTTTTGTGGGGGCTTTCCCGTGAAAATCGAGCGGTTTCGCTTCCATGAACGATACGCCTTTCCCTTTTACAGTGTCAGCAATGATCACTGTCGGCGACCCCTTGATCTTTTCCGCTTCTTCAAAAGAAGCAATTATCGCATTGATTGAATGCCCGTCACATTTTAACACATGGAAACCAAACGCTTTGAATTTATCGGCTAGAGGCTCAATATTTTTGATATCCTCTACCCGGCCATCGATCTGATATTTGTTCCTGTCGACTATGACCGTCAAATTATCGAGCTTTTTATGCGAAGAGGTCATAGCGGCTTCCCAGATCTGGCCTTCTTGGCATTCGCCATCGCCTGTTAAACAATATATCCTATAAGATTTCTTGTCGAGACGCGCGGCTAACGCCATCCCGTTCGCGGCAGAAAGCCCCTGTCCCAATGATCCGGTTGATATTTCGATCCCCGGAAGCGAAAGCATATCGATATGTCCCTGAAGAGAGCTTCCAATCTGTCTTAATGTTTTAAGATATGATTTTGGGAAATATCCGGCTTCCGCAAGAGCCGCATAAAGTACCGGCGCTGCATGTCCCTTCGACATCACAAACCTGTCGCGATCGGCCCATTTCGGCTCTTTTGGATCATGCCTCATTTTATGAAAATAGAGGACAGTTATGATGTCGGCAGCCGAAAGAGACCCTCCTGGATGCCCCGATTGCGCACGGCAAGTCATTTCTATTATATGCTTGCGCAAAGTGTTGGCTTTAATTTCTAATTCTTTGAGTAATTCTTTCGAAACCATTTATAGAATGATATCATGAATAAAAAGAGCGTTCAAGAAATTTCAGAACTTGTATCCAAAATCGAGATAAACCCCGGAAGACGTATTATAGCCGGATTCAGCAAAAAAATTATTAGCATTCCTGCCGATCTGTACGCCTATCCCGATCTTTCCGCCATCAGAGACCAAAGACGGCATACCGACCAAGTACATGACAGGATTTGAAAAATTATGGTAAGTTACAGTCGGCCCCCAGTAGTTTACATCGGCTTTGAACATCATGCCAATTTCAGCCATTGTAACTGTATAATCGACGCCCGATCCAAACCCTGCGCCCATTACAAGTTCGCTTCCTTTGTCCAAAGGAGCTACGTAATCTGCCATTAGGGCCGCAGACCCGGCAATTATCCCGCTTTTTATTTGGAATGTTTCCCCTGGAGCCTTTGGCGCCGGCTCTACCGGTTTTACAACCGGCTGAGGAGGAGGAACCGTTATCGGAGGCGGAGGATGTGCCGTTATTTTTTCTGGCTGCGGAAGCGAAACTTCTTCCTCGCCTTGCAGCTTTTTTAATTTTTTCTTTAATGCCTTGATCTTCGAATTTATAGCATTCATCTGCCTCATGAGGCTTTTTCTAAGCGCCGGATTTTTGGCTCTTTTAAATTTTAATCCTAAAGATTTGAGGTTTGAAGTGAGTTTTTTTATCTGATTTTGAATTATAGAAACTTCGCTTTCCGCTGCCGGGGGCGCCTCTTCCTCAATAATTTTGGGTTCAATTTGGGGCGCAGGCTTGTGGTAAGCCCGATGGATCCTCGGCTTGTATATTCTGCGCGCCTTGCCGATTATTTTGGGTTTAAGCAGTTTTTCCTTAAGCTTTTGAGCCTCAATTATCCTATTCAACTTCTCATTTCTTATCTCAATAATAGCTTTGTTGATCTGCTGTATTTCGTTCCCGATCTGGCGGATTTTTGTTTTTATCACCTTTTGTTTTTTTACGGCAGTGGCATTTTTATTCGCGGCAAATGAATCGGCTGAAGAAACAAATAGGATCAAAACAAATAATGAAACAATTTTTGTTTTCATGATCGATTATGGACATAATAACGAAAACAAGTTGTGCTTGTCAAGCTCAAATATAGGAAGGCATTATTATTTCCAGCTGCAATTTTACGCGGAATTTCCCCCAAACCCTATTCCTTGCTAGGTCAATCAATTTTCTTACATCTTGGCATGTCGCCTGCCCCAGATTGACTATAAAATTCGCATGCTTGCTAGAGATCTGCGCGTTCCCTATCCTTGCCCCTTTAAGCCCGGCATCTTCAAGTAATTTTCCAGCAAATTGGCCTTTCGGATTTTTAAAAATGCTGCCCATGGACGGTATGTCGTAAGGCTGCTTCTCGATCCTGTCTTTCATATATGCTTGCATTTTTTCTTTGATATTTAATGCGGTGTCGCGGTCCAAATTAAGCTCAACTTTTTTGATAAATAAGCTCGTTTCAGTAAAAACGCTGGTCCTGTAGTTGAATTTGCAATCGGCTTTGGAATATACATTTTCTTTGCCGTTTTGGTCGATGACCAACACCTTCTCGACAAATTTCCCGATCCATAACTCTTTAAGGCCTGCATTCATCACAACCGCGCCGCCCAGCGTCCCAGGGACACCCGCCAAAAATTCAAGCCCGGTCAGGCCGTTTTTCCTTAGGTCATTCAATAATTTCTGCAAAGGCATGCCGGCATCGACTAATGCATTTTTGCCGGCAATTTCGATATTATCCATCCCAAGCTTTATCACGACACCATTAAACCCTTTGTCAGCAAACAAAATATTTGAACCGAGGCCCAAAATAAAATATCTTAATTTTTTCGACCTGGCAAAATCAATGGCTTCAACAATCCCATCTATATCCCTTGCGGTCGTAAAATATAAAGCGGGGCCGCCGATCTTGATCGTTGAATGGAGAGATAAGGGCTCGTTTTTTTGCAGTTGAAGCATTGTTATAGTTTGATCTTGAGGCGCGACAAAATTTCTTTGCCGATATTATTTATATCGCCGGCTCCCATAGTCAGTATCAGGTCGTTTGGCTTGAGCATCTTGACGAGAATCTCTGGTATGCGTTCTTTTCTTTGGACGTAGAGGACGTCCTGGTGTTTTTCCACTTCGCGAGAGATCATCCGGCCGTCGACATTTTGGATCGGCGACTCGCCCGCTGAATAAATATCGGTCAATATGACAAGGTCGGCGTCAATAAAAGCCTCCCCGAACTGCGAGAAAAGGTTTAATGTGCGGCTGTACCTGTGCGGCTGGAAAATAGCAATTATCCTATGGTCATCTCCCCATCCCATTTTAGTGGCGTGAAGAGTCGCCTTTATCTCTGTCGGATGGTGAGCATAATCGTCAACGACCAGGATGCCGTCAACCTCGCCTATAATCTGGAAACGCCTTTTTGCTCCAGTAAAAGAATGGAGGGATGAAGCTATTGTCGAAAATGGGATGCCCGCTTCCATTGAAACTGCGATTGCTGCTAGTGCATTTGAAATATTCTGCTCGCCGGGGATAGACAAGACGAGCTCTCCAAGCATCTTTCCATTCCGTAGAACATTAAATTTCGACTTGTTCTCATCAAACAAGAAATTTCGCGCGGTAATATCCGCGTCGGAAATTATCCCGTATGTAATTTTCCTGATGGATGTTTTGTTGGCGATCTCCGCCGATTGGGGATTGTCGACTCCAACAACTAAAAGCCCGTCTTTTGCGGTTCGCCCAATAAATTGCCCGAATATATCATGCAAGTTTTCGACCGTGCCGAAATATTCCATATGGTCGGGCTCGATATTGGTCAAAACAGTTACAGTTGGGTTTAATTCCAAGAATGACCCGTCGCTTTCGTCAGCTTCGGCTATTGCATATTCCCCTGCCCCAAGCCTCGCATTGCCGTCGACATAATCCGTCTCGCCGCCGATCAAGTATGTAGGGTCAAGCCTCGCATCGCAGAATATTTTCGATATCATCGATGTCGTCGTCGTTTTGCCGTGCGTGCCTGCGACCGCCACCCTTTGTTTGAATTTGTCCATGATCCACGAAAGCATCTGCGCGCGCTTAATAATCGTAAGGTTCTTAGACTTGGCTTCCATGAATTCTACATTGTCCTTTGAGACCGCGGATGAATACACGACAAGATCAGCTTCACGCAGGTTGCTTGCGCTGTGCTCGATAAATACTTTTATCCCGAGGTCCTTCAGCCTTATTGTATTGCTCGACTCTTTAAGGTCGGAGCCGGAAACCCTAAACCCCATTTGAAAAAGTATCTTCCCTATAGCTGATACTCCGCACCCGCCAATGCCGATTAAATATATATTCTTATGTTTACCGATATCGAAGCTATTCATATAAAAGTTCCACAACTTTTTTTGCGGCATCAGGTCTTGCGATCCGAAGCGCATTCTGCGACATTTCTCTTAATTTCTGCGGATCGTCAAGCAGCCCGATTGCCAGCTGGGGAAGTCTTGCGATATCCTTTTCGGGAAGGACCTCGGCCGCATGGGCATTTTTTATCTCTTCCGCATTCAGTTGTTGATGGCCTTCGGAAGCAAACGGGAAAGGGACCAGGATCGAAGGCATCCCGACAGCCAGGAATTCAGAAATTGCAGTCGCCCCCGCCCTGCTTAAAGCCAAGTCGCATGACTTGAGGCATTCTTCGATATTATACATATAGGCGATCGGATGGTAAAATGGATATTTTGTTTTAATGCCAAAGCTTAAAACATCAGCAAAATCCCTTTGGCCTATAATGTGGAACAATTCAATATTTTTGTTCTCAAACATTTGAATATTTGAAATTATCGCCCGATTGATAGCCCGCGCGCCTTGGCTTCCTCCGACTATTAGCACATTCCTTCCAGGCGCTTCCTTTCTTTTGATCCCCCGGATGCTTTGCCTTACAGGGTTCCCGGTAACTATCCCGTTGATATATTTTTTTGAAGCATTATAAGACAATGCCGTCCCATACGAGATCTTCGACAGCATTCTTGAAACGATCCCCGGCAGCACATTCTGTTCCTGGAGGATTAGTCTGATCCCGAACAATCTTGCGGCGATCGCCACTGGAAAACTTACATATCCTCCCGTTAGGACAACGCGGTCCGGCCTGAAGCGCAAGAAAATAATGATGCTCTGCAAAAATCCGACCAAAGCCGCAAAAGGGGCGGATGCGGCTTGAAATGAAATTTTTCTTATTATCCCGCGGGCGAATATCCTCTCAAACTTAAAGCCCTCTTTATCA
This portion of the Candidatus Saganbacteria bacterium genome encodes:
- a CDS encoding transketolase, whose translation is MVSKELLKELEIKANTLRKHIIEMTCRAQSGHPGGSLSAADIITVLYFHKMRHDPKEPKWADRDRFVMSKGHAAPVLYAALAEAGYFPKSYLKTLRQIGSSLQGHIDMLSLPGIEISTGSLGQGLSAANGMALAARLDKKSYRIYCLTGDGECQEGQIWEAAMTSSHKKLDNLTVIVDRNKYQIDGRVEDIKNIEPLADKFKAFGFHVLKCDGHSINAIIASFEEAEKIKGSPTVIIADTVKGKGVSFMEAKPLDFHGKAPTKEEEAQALSELCECFKNNG
- the murB gene encoding UDP-N-acetylmuramate dehydrogenase, producing the protein MLQLQKNEPLSLHSTIKIGGPALYFTTARDIDGIVEAIDFARSKKLRYFILGLGSNILFADKGFNGVVIKLGMDNIEIAGKNALVDAGMPLQKLLNDLRKNGLTGLEFLAGVPGTLGGAVVMNAGLKELWIGKFVEKVLVIDQNGKENVYSKADCKFNYRTSVFTETSLFIKKVELNLDRDTALNIKEKMQAYMKDRIEKQPYDIPSMGSIFKNPKGQFAGKLLEDAGLKGARIGNAQISSKHANFIVNLGQATCQDVRKLIDLARNRVWGKFRVKLQLEIIMPSYI
- a CDS encoding transketolase family protein, whose protein sequence is MAKQLIATRDAYGKTLAALGAENQNIVVLDADLSASTKTVNFAKLFPERFFDMGVAEQDMISTAAGLAAAGKIAFASTFAVFGSGRAWDQIRMMCAYTRLNVKVVVTHGGITTGEDGASHQANEDIAIMRPLPNMTVVAPCDAIETAAAIRAVAELHGPAYVRLSRLATPVIYENEKINFKLGKGIVLQEGKDVTIFSCGIMVDAALEAAKILKDKKISAEVINLHTIKPIDKALIIKSSKKTGAVVTAEEHSIIGGLGSAVVEVLCETYPVPVVRVGVKDTFGESGKPAELLVKYGLTPQDIVAAVKSVITRKK
- a CDS encoding UDP-N-acetylmuramate--L-alanine ligase — protein: MNSFDIGKHKNIYLIGIGGCGVSAIGKILFQMGFRVSGSDLKESSNTIRLKDLGIKVFIEHSASNLREADLVVYSSAVSKDNVEFMEAKSKNLTIIKRAQMLSWIMDKFKQRVAVAGTHGKTTTTSMISKIFCDARLDPTYLIGGETDYVDGNARLGAGEYAIAEADESDGSFLELNPTVTVLTNIEPDHMEYFGTVENLHDIFGQFIGRTAKDGLLVVGVDNPQSAEIANKTSIRKITYGIISDADITARNFLFDENKSKFNVLRNGKMLGELVLSIPGEQNISNALAAIAVSMEAGIPFSTIASSLHSFTGAKRRFQIIGEVDGILVVDDYAHHPTEIKATLHATKMGWGDDHRIIAIFQPHRYSRTLNLFSQFGEAFIDADLVILTDIYSAGESPIQNVDGRMISREVEKHQDVLYVQRKERIPEILVKMLKPNDLILTMGAGDINNIGKEILSRLKIKL
- the murG gene encoding undecaprenyldiphospho-muramoylpentapeptide beta-N-acetylglucosaminyltransferase; this translates as MKVLIAAGGTGGHIYPGIAIAEEIMSRDKANNVLFICGMTDLEKTLFDKEGFKFERIFARGIIRKISFQAASAPFAALVGFLQSIIIFLRFRPDRVVLTGGYVSFPVAIAARLFGIRLILQEQNVLPGIVSRMLSKISYGTALSYNASKKYINGIVTGNPVRQSIRGIKRKEAPGRNVLIVGGSQGARAINRAIISNIQMFENKNIELFHIIGQRDFADVLSFGIKTKYPFYHPIAYMYNIEECLKSCDLALSRAGATAISEFLAVGMPSILVPFPFASEGHQQLNAEEIKNAHAAEVLPEKDIARLPQLAIGLLDDPQKLREMSQNALRIARPDAAKKVVELLYE